In the Cannabis sativa cultivar Pink pepper isolate KNU-18-1 unplaced genomic scaffold, ASM2916894v1 Contig1, whole genome shotgun sequence genome, one interval contains:
- the LOC133032960 gene encoding pathogenesis-related protein 1-like, giving the protein MAFYRVSVSLIICILGLVVMLESCNGQDSPQDYLALHNRARAQVGVRPMRWDNTVAAYAQNYANQLAWGDCSLTHSGGNYGENLAGGRGGFQLSGADAVRMWVDEKSMYDYNSNTCLSDNPWACLHYTQVVWRDSTRLGCAKVHCNVEGIIVICNYDPPGNYIGQRPYGDLAKSTI; this is encoded by the coding sequence atggcttTCTATAGAGTTTCAGTGTCACTCATAATTTGTATCTTAGGCTTAGTAGTCATGCTAGAGTCATGTAATGGCCAAGACTCTCCTCAAGACTACCTTGCCCTTCACAACAGGGCCCGCGCCCAAGTGGGTGTCAGGCCTATGAGGTGGGACAATACCGTAGCAGCCTATGCGCAGAACTACGCCAACCAACTGGCGTGGGGAGACTGCAGTCTTACCCACTCCGGTGGAAATTATGGCGAGAACTTGGCCGGGGGAAGAGGCGGCTTCCAATTATCAGGGGCCGATGCTGTGAGGATGTGGGTGGATGAAAAGAGCATGTACGATTACAACTCCAACACATGCCTTAGTGACAACCCTTGGGCTTGCCTTCACTATACTCAAGTGGTGTGGCGCGACTCTACTCGCCTAGGTTGTGCTAAGGTTCATTGTAATGTTGAAGGAATCATTGTTATTTGCAACTATGATCCTCCTGGCAACTATATTGGCCAGAGACCTTATGGTGATCTAGCTAAATCCACCATCTAA